One window of Hujiaoplasma nucleasis genomic DNA carries:
- a CDS encoding AAA domain-containing protein, which yields MSVSFKIRSSIKRAIETGELLYVDYVNKNEDNTFYFFGIKNLKFNGDESKLTGSAYNYQYIDYIDITIELNRIKDARCVEGTKNLFKTNIKKYMKVPNVNNYFTEEINEKHILDYYSDCIENSNDLAFVSTFFLDSFDLDTIKESQRMSLDKEDVDSILKLLNINEDKVKEKYKLAFNVLSIANFDLDVIPLVYLPIYLNVFDKEIFFLEEEFVFHQNNISKLLKTPDIDVSIYENHIDQLREDIDSNSFKPQIYDENPQIFKLKLDLSLSPRKDFQKIKDIIYSKKELTPVLKAFFGKYEKPVLSNNKNIYFVDNKVNADQVMATYSVINNDLTYVQGPPGTGKSATIVNMIVSSMLNNDTTLVTSYTNAAVDNIYNKLRNLKYKQYNIPIPMIRLGSQEYARKGIRYIKNAYLYYQSIIKDINLEELRKEYKALIPIEVNKLLQINSVIDANTNRKDVETKIDYYDKLIEIFTKNKTLKKKVKDLKKSRTAQKGYLTRIEKKTIDNILDELNINFEVILLGIFIKSLDSFQKLEEDKYAYIKQMITSESYEDQRSALYKEYTHEANLRILQQIFPVFLTTNISSRSLPDKQPTFDLLIMDEAGQCENAYAIVAMSKASRAAFIGDPNQLLPVVTISDTVNNHLTYQYSIPDVYNYKKTSILQTLNQIDFINDLIILKKHYRCRKSIVNFANKKYYNNRLDIQVDQIDNEDCKFIDVKSEFYNNKKNTSLPEVIAIIEELKKIPPDKTIGVISPFRNQTLLINKKIKEELPDSKISVGTVHKFQGQEKDVILLSLAVGGDSYKGSYDWIKDNRQLINVATTRPKERLVVVGDKNSINTLSEGQNSDLKDLIEYTSQFNKETFNISSVGKKYGDITSKNLYTNYEDMFFDTLQRVLEINTKGFRINGQTDVKQVLNIHEGHPLFEYATKASFDFLIIDKKNNVRLAIELGGAEHKYDPIVISRDKVKKQLADEKGLEIIYINNRDARRYKMLKDILKPLLMK from the coding sequence ATGAGTGTTAGTTTTAAAATAAGATCAAGTATTAAAAGGGCTATTGAAACTGGTGAACTTTTGTATGTGGATTATGTAAACAAAAATGAAGATAATACTTTTTATTTTTTTGGCATTAAGAATCTAAAATTTAATGGTGATGAGTCTAAACTTACTGGATCAGCATATAATTATCAATATATAGACTATATAGATATAACCATTGAACTAAACCGAATAAAAGATGCTAGGTGTGTAGAAGGCACAAAGAATTTATTTAAGACAAACATTAAAAAATATATGAAAGTGCCTAATGTTAATAATTACTTCACTGAGGAAATAAATGAAAAACATATTCTTGATTATTACTCAGATTGTATTGAAAATTCTAATGACTTAGCATTTGTAAGTACTTTTTTTCTAGATAGTTTTGATTTAGATACTATTAAAGAAAGTCAAAGGATGAGCTTAGATAAAGAAGATGTTGATAGTATTCTCAAATTACTAAACATTAATGAAGATAAGGTTAAAGAGAAGTATAAGTTAGCCTTTAATGTATTATCAATTGCAAATTTTGATTTAGATGTTATTCCGTTAGTTTATTTGCCTATATACCTGAATGTATTTGATAAAGAAATATTTTTTCTAGAAGAAGAGTTTGTTTTTCATCAAAACAATATATCGAAATTACTGAAAACACCCGATATCGATGTATCAATTTATGAAAATCACATTGATCAACTTAGAGAAGATATAGATTCAAACTCTTTTAAGCCACAAATTTATGACGAAAACCCACAAATTTTTAAATTAAAGTTAGATTTATCATTAAGTCCTAGAAAAGATTTTCAAAAAATAAAAGATATTATATATTCAAAAAAAGAACTCACACCTGTTTTAAAGGCGTTTTTTGGAAAATATGAAAAACCAGTATTAAGCAATAATAAGAATATATACTTTGTTGATAATAAAGTGAATGCTGATCAGGTTATGGCAACTTATTCTGTTATCAATAATGATTTAACTTATGTTCAAGGTCCTCCTGGAACAGGTAAATCAGCTACTATAGTTAATATGATAGTTTCTTCTATGTTAAATAATGATACGACTTTAGTAACATCTTATACCAATGCAGCGGTTGATAATATATATAATAAGTTAAGAAATCTAAAATATAAGCAATATAACATTCCAATTCCTATGATACGGCTTGGTTCTCAAGAATACGCTAGAAAAGGTATTCGATATATTAAAAACGCTTATCTTTACTATCAATCAATTATTAAAGATATTAATCTTGAAGAGTTAAGAAAAGAATATAAAGCACTCATCCCAATTGAAGTTAATAAGTTATTACAAATCAATAGTGTAATAGATGCAAATACAAATAGAAAAGATGTTGAAACTAAAATCGATTACTATGATAAATTAATTGAGATTTTTACAAAAAATAAAACATTAAAGAAAAAAGTCAAAGATTTAAAAAAATCTCGTACTGCTCAAAAGGGATATCTTACTAGAATAGAGAAGAAAACTATAGATAATATTTTAGATGAATTAAATATTAATTTCGAAGTTATTTTACTTGGTATTTTTATCAAATCATTAGATTCTTTTCAAAAACTAGAAGAAGATAAATATGCTTATATTAAACAAATGATTACCTCAGAATCATATGAAGATCAAAGAAGCGCACTCTATAAAGAATATACCCATGAAGCAAACTTAAGAATACTTCAACAAATATTTCCTGTGTTTCTGACCACCAATATTTCATCTAGAAGTTTACCTGACAAACAACCAACTTTTGACTTATTGATAATGGATGAAGCAGGTCAATGTGAAAATGCATATGCTATTGTCGCTATGTCAAAAGCATCAAGAGCTGCTTTCATAGGTGATCCAAATCAGTTATTGCCTGTTGTTACTATTTCAGACACTGTTAACAATCATTTAACATATCAATATTCAATACCGGATGTTTATAACTATAAGAAGACTTCAATATTACAAACACTTAATCAAATTGATTTTATAAACGATTTAATTATATTAAAGAAACACTATAGATGTAGAAAAAGCATCGTTAATTTTGCTAATAAAAAATATTATAATAATAGACTCGATATCCAAGTAGACCAAATAGACAATGAAGATTGTAAATTTATCGATGTAAAAAGCGAGTTTTATAACAATAAAAAGAATACATCATTACCAGAAGTAATAGCGATTATAGAAGAACTTAAAAAAATACCACCTGATAAAACCATTGGAGTTATATCTCCTTTTAGAAATCAAACTCTATTAATTAATAAGAAAATAAAGGAAGAATTACCAGATTCTAAAATTAGTGTTGGAACAGTCCATAAGTTTCAAGGACAAGAAAAAGATGTTATATTGCTTTCTTTGGCGGTTGGAGGGGACTCCTATAAAGGTAGTTATGATTGGATTAAAGATAACAGACAGTTGATTAATGTAGCCACAACAAGGCCAAAAGAGAGATTGGTTGTTGTGGGAGATAAAAATTCAATCAACACCTTATCTGAGGGACAAAATTCTGACTTAAAAGATTTAATAGAATATACAAGTCAATTTAATAAAGAAACATTTAACATTTCATCAGTGGGAAAAAAATATGGAGACATCACTTCAAAAAATTTATATACTAATTATGAAGACATGTTTTTTGATACTTTACAAAGAGTATTAGAGATCAATACAAAAGGCTTTAGAATCAATGGGCAAACTGATGTAAAACAAGTTCTTAATATTCATGAAGGTCACCCATTATTTGAATATGCCACTAAGGCATCATTTGATTTCCTAATAATTGATAAGAAGAATAATGTTAGGTTAGCGATTGAGTTAGGTGGAGCAGAACATAAGTACGACCCTATTGTTATTTCAAGAGATAAGGTTAAAAAACAGTTAGCTGATGAAAAAGGACTTGAGATAATTTATATTAATAATAGAGATGCGAGAAGGTATAAAATGTTGAAAGATATATTGAAACCGTTATTAATGAAGTAG
- a CDS encoding lysoplasmalogenase family protein: protein MLYVILGILLISWLLFIYLIIKDRRLDGFYLKGFTSFVFVFLYFYGLYKIFIDSMILVNESYIILIIGIGLGLISGLIGDLYLEVQYFYPKNKYKQIKYGMIIFAMGHIFYLIAMTEVVVFNYFSLLIALLMTVITYLGSKVLQLDFGKLKLFTYGYSFIIFTMVGQSIFQAIDFNGSTYSILFMIGAILFGLSDLLLAPIYFKKESSKTFVIANLATYYLGQTFIALSIYFIV from the coding sequence ATGTTGTATGTAATATTAGGAATTTTGTTAATATCATGGTTATTGTTTATTTATTTAATTATTAAAGATAGAAGATTAGATGGCTTTTATTTAAAAGGATTTACAAGTTTTGTATTTGTTTTTCTTTACTTTTATGGCCTTTATAAGATATTTATTGATTCTATGATCCTTGTGAATGAATCTTATATCATATTAATTATAGGTATTGGTTTAGGACTTATTTCAGGATTAATCGGTGACTTATATTTAGAAGTTCAATATTTTTATCCTAAAAATAAATACAAACAAATTAAATATGGAATGATTATCTTTGCGATGGGTCATATATTTTATTTGATTGCTATGACAGAAGTCGTTGTATTTAATTATTTTTCTTTGTTAATTGCATTATTGATGACTGTTATCACATATTTAGGATCTAAAGTATTACAATTAGATTTTGGTAAATTAAAATTGTTTACTTATGGTTATTCTTTTATTATATTCACTATGGTAGGACAAAGTATATTCCAAGCCATTGATTTCAATGGTTCTACTTATAGTATCTTATTTATGATAGGTGCTATCCTATTTGGATTATCTGATTTATTATTGGCTCCAATCTATTTTAAGAAAGAATCATCTAAGACTTTTGTTATTGCTAATCTAGCAACTTATTATCTAGGACAAACATTCATTGCTTTATCTATTTATTTTATTGTCTAG
- a CDS encoding helix-turn-helix transcriptional regulator: MSKISNSLLMLFYLNNKNTYTKIAELSNYLEVSDREIRRYRDDLEMAGFSIENKTGRYGGYLLVNDVVLSMNINHMKHVLTHQSETNSLIKSNYSLMHEIIQSLKNEQIISKHILSHESIEKLMMINLAIKLRYKIKIDYLSNHHTLIQQTIEPYLIKNIRDIDYLFAVHGKILKSYRISNIRYITQTENPYLFDHNIYQRETNENAYGVYRGKEKYLIKFEVVGKMNQFIESVFNNQLMILEQKQNYGLYQVETYDLNEIKYTFLSLGGTFNVISPEIFKQQLLEEVKKIINKL, encoded by the coding sequence ATGTCTAAAATCAGCAATTCCTTGTTAATGCTATTTTATCTAAATAATAAGAATACTTATACTAAAATAGCTGAATTATCTAATTATTTGGAAGTGAGTGATCGAGAAATAAGAAGATACCGCGATGATTTAGAAATGGCAGGTTTTTCTATTGAAAACAAAACCGGAAGGTATGGAGGATATTTATTAGTTAATGATGTTGTACTATCTATGAATATAAATCATATGAAACACGTATTAACACATCAAAGTGAAACCAACTCTCTAATTAAGTCCAATTACTCCTTAATGCATGAAATCATTCAATCATTAAAGAATGAACAGATCATTTCTAAACATATATTATCTCATGAGTCCATTGAGAAATTAATGATGATTAATTTAGCAATAAAGTTAAGATATAAAATAAAGATTGACTATTTATCTAATCACCATACATTAATTCAGCAAACAATAGAACCGTATTTAATTAAAAATATTAGAGATATTGATTATCTTTTTGCGGTTCATGGCAAAATTTTAAAAAGTTATAGAATTTCCAATATTAGATATATTACTCAAACAGAAAATCCTTATCTATTTGATCATAATATTTATCAAAGAGAAACCAACGAAAATGCTTATGGTGTTTATAGGGGAAAAGAGAAATATCTGATTAAATTTGAAGTTGTAGGAAAAATGAATCAATTTATTGAAAGTGTTTTTAACAATCAATTAATGATCCTAGAACAAAAACAGAATTATGGTCTTTATCAAGTAGAAACCTATGATTTAAATGAAATTAAATATACTTTTTTATCCTTAGGAGGAACATTTAACGTTATTTCACCAGAGATTTTTAAACAACAATTATTAGAAGAAGTAAAAAAAATTATAAATAAGTTATAA
- a CDS encoding PGN_0703 family putative restriction endonuclease codes for MNNKKLERERELLVQRFKQGFKIATGSSKIGHINDNLFYPLLEEERKQLEDGDGDELSWKTSRVNSSACLLLNTFTPMRQGNSLSINNLGVFNSYRLEDKLQVLNGSVRKANIDMVISNNETVVYIESKFIELFYYDKKHQLSESYFSEDKYPTKDIYQASKQLFNLYNYFDGNQLIKHAIGIYRDCLDNKEKYLNKKVKLLNLAWELHDTTYKYEDSFRLQLRAIKEATMFTSMFNKLMKKAFKKIGVDFEFIYMNYYDFIHHHTDIGMYSIELLNYLDKRYFFYHKRKENMEDKIDYIKSCIENDLSMDDLEDFLDKFKIINVQEIYQIDEISYKEEYMMLSDVIVLVGPHIINFPKNYDPTNVNEFLHIVSPLFYNRYTIIYLSKDLPRIKHYLIN; via the coding sequence ATGAATAATAAAAAATTAGAAAGAGAAAGAGAATTATTGGTTCAAAGATTTAAACAAGGATTTAAAATAGCGACGGGATCATCAAAAATTGGTCATATTAATGATAATTTATTTTATCCATTATTAGAGGAAGAAAGAAAACAACTTGAAGATGGCGATGGAGATGAGTTATCTTGGAAAACATCAAGAGTTAATTCTTCAGCTTGTTTACTTTTAAATACATTCACACCTATGAGGCAAGGGAACTCATTATCCATCAACAATTTAGGAGTTTTTAACTCTTATCGATTGGAAGATAAGCTTCAAGTATTAAATGGAAGCGTGAGAAAAGCAAACATAGATATGGTTATTAGCAACAATGAAACAGTGGTGTATATAGAGTCTAAGTTTATTGAGTTATTCTATTACGACAAAAAACATCAATTGAGCGAATCATATTTTTCAGAAGATAAATATCCGACAAAAGATATTTATCAAGCATCAAAGCAATTGTTTAATCTGTATAATTACTTCGATGGAAATCAACTAATAAAACACGCTATTGGTATCTATAGAGATTGCTTAGATAATAAAGAAAAATATTTAAACAAAAAAGTAAAATTATTAAACTTGGCTTGGGAGTTGCACGATACCACATATAAATATGAAGATTCATTTAGACTTCAATTAAGAGCTATTAAAGAAGCAACGATGTTTACAAGTATGTTTAATAAATTAATGAAAAAAGCTTTTAAGAAAATTGGAGTGGATTTTGAATTTATTTATATGAATTATTATGATTTTATTCATCACCATACCGATATAGGAATGTATAGTATTGAGTTGTTAAATTATTTAGATAAGAGATATTTCTTTTATCATAAGAGAAAAGAAAATATGGAAGATAAGATTGATTATATTAAAAGTTGTATTGAAAATGATTTAAGCATGGATGATCTGGAGGATTTTCTAGACAAATTTAAAATAATTAATGTCCAAGAAATTTACCAAATAGATGAGATATCATACAAGGAAGAATATATGATGTTGTCAGATGTAATTGTGTTGGTAGGTCCACATATAATTAACTTCCCTAAAAATTATGACCCAACAAATGTCAACGAATTTCTTCATATAGTTTCTCCGTTGTTTTATAATCGTTATACGATTATATATTTAAGCAAGGATTTGCCTAGAATTAAGCATTATTTAATTAATTGA
- a CDS encoding HNH endonuclease: protein MVHEDLNKIKILYCNVAPMDKYQGLEEESLLKGGKYIQENGVGFELYNFKEIDGKYYGFVQPPIGSRKIKKDEIETNKFKLAQMNISRIEASRSSEYIDDVLVVWVATHSHEGRKIVGWYKHARLYKKQQVLEDYRRKFHYPDGRIDYANYYMVCDIENAVLLPLDRRDFHMPKKTIGQANIWYGREDVNEQVIRYINDFERDILYNGRALKDIIDKEINDIPEKYKDAVLKIRVGQSAYRTALLNKYHSKCALCGVEGNDFLIASHIKAWKDCDDLEHLDKNNGLLLCPNHDKVFDNHLISFDEYGNILISKKLSKNNKIFLNINESFKIKINSDNKKYFDHHRKLFYLDNLDLR from the coding sequence ATGGTACACGAAGATTTGAATAAAATAAAGATACTTTATTGTAATGTAGCTCCTATGGATAAATATCAAGGTTTAGAAGAAGAAAGCTTATTAAAAGGTGGAAAATATATACAAGAAAATGGTGTTGGTTTTGAACTCTATAATTTTAAAGAAATTGATGGAAAATATTATGGTTTTGTTCAACCTCCTATTGGTTCAAGGAAAATTAAGAAAGATGAAATTGAGACTAATAAATTCAAATTAGCTCAAATGAATATTTCCAGAATCGAAGCTTCAAGATCAAGCGAATATATTGATGATGTTTTAGTTGTTTGGGTAGCCACTCATAGTCATGAAGGTAGAAAAATTGTGGGTTGGTATAAACATGCAAGACTATATAAGAAACAACAAGTATTAGAAGATTACAGAAGAAAATTTCATTATCCTGATGGAAGAATTGATTATGCTAACTATTATATGGTATGTGATATAGAAAATGCTGTTTTATTACCACTTGACAGAAGAGATTTTCATATGCCAAAAAAGACCATAGGACAAGCAAATATATGGTATGGTCGTGAAGATGTTAATGAACAAGTGATTCGATATATCAATGATTTTGAAAGAGATATTTTATATAATGGCCGTGCTTTAAAAGATATAATTGATAAGGAAATAAATGATATACCTGAGAAATATAAAGATGCTGTTCTAAAAATACGTGTGGGACAAAGTGCTTATAGAACAGCTTTGTTAAATAAGTATCATTCAAAATGTGCTTTATGTGGGGTAGAAGGAAATGATTTTTTAATCGCAAGTCATATAAAGGCTTGGAAAGATTGTGATGATCTTGAACATCTCGATAAAAATAATGGCCTTCTTTTATGTCCTAATCATGATAAAGTATTTGATAATCATTTGATTAGCTTTGATGAATACGGAAATATACTTATATCAAAAAAGTTATCCAAGAATAATAAGATATTTTTGAATATTAATGAATCTTTCAAGATTAAAATCAATAGTGATAACAAAAAATATTTTGATCATCATAGAAAATTATTTTATTTAGATAATTTGGATTTAAGATAG
- a CDS encoding GIY-YIG nuclease family protein, with amino-acid sequence MDASKLKGWNYIVYVLVKNNFESNKFSLAEIYEFEPYFKMVYPDNYHIKDKIRQTLQKLRDHDLLKFFGQGEYQLLEEREYEIKEEKCSEEVVYLLTNESIPGWVKIGRSNSVSRRLKELYNTSVPLPFILEDKIVVDNKENSFMLEKSIHSIIDTINPSVRKNTEAKRREFFKLTVDQGKMIFQLVTRITRVNVYSDMSLFN; translated from the coding sequence ATGGATGCAAGTAAATTAAAAGGCTGGAATTATATTGTTTACGTTCTAGTAAAAAATAACTTTGAATCAAATAAATTTAGTTTAGCTGAAATTTATGAATTTGAGCCGTATTTCAAAATGGTATATCCTGATAACTATCACATAAAAGATAAAATTAGACAGACTTTACAAAAACTAAGAGATCATGATTTATTGAAATTTTTTGGTCAAGGAGAATATCAACTATTAGAAGAAAGAGAATATGAAATCAAAGAGGAAAAATGTTCTGAAGAGGTTGTTTATTTGCTGACAAATGAAAGTATACCTGGTTGGGTTAAAATAGGCAGGTCTAATTCCGTTAGTAGAAGACTTAAAGAATTATATAACACTTCAGTTCCTTTGCCTTTTATATTAGAGGATAAGATAGTTGTTGATAATAAAGAAAATTCATTTATGCTTGAGAAAAGCATTCATAGTATTATTGATACTATAAATCCTAGTGTAAGAAAAAATACAGAAGCGAAAAGAAGAGAATTTTTTAAATTAACGGTAGATCAAGGAAAAATGATATTTCAATTAGTTACAAGAATTACTAGAGTGAATGTATATAGTGATATGTCGTTATTTAATTAG
- a CDS encoding AAA family ATPase, translating into MEKISIYNLRSLKKIKDIEIKNLTVLIGKNSSGKSTFLRVFPLLKQSITTRTSDPILWYGKLVDFGEYDDAKSKDSKEDIAFTFHFDAKEVLNKRPYIINSRRYYSFGFYNGFFRKELKGKVECKVYIKENIFSKIDIIYQSQKFSLKYEVAKKEYNLLINDSVEKSLSFKVILNPERFLPTIIMDRNNTFFDDFIDNKSVENLAEKLKTHTRKGTKSKTIVNYLSNIDFGEKKDIYNELLKKNGPKTLKKYIKSLKYNDNDFMKINNQIVLPHAAIMFELSNSFFDNLGKNIHYIEPLRARASRYYRVQGIYIDEIDPTGENIHMFLASLKKDPLEEFRMWTRKHFGFMIKTMKEQGHISLYIQDDESKDIFNVTDMGFGFSQIIPIVVLLWKIQQEARINSRNFREILICIEQPELHLHPAFQAKLIDAFITIINLSKKSKHINVKFVIETHSETIVNRISSIISNNIIDKELSNILIFDKKDNSTNIMTGKFNSDGYIENWPLGFFDAEDIKC; encoded by the coding sequence ATGGAAAAAATTAGTATTTATAATTTAAGATCACTTAAGAAAATAAAAGATATTGAAATTAAAAATTTAACTGTTTTAATAGGAAAAAATAGTTCTGGTAAAAGTACATTTTTAAGAGTTTTTCCATTACTAAAACAAAGTATAACAACGAGAACATCTGATCCAATATTATGGTATGGTAAATTAGTAGATTTTGGAGAATATGATGATGCAAAATCAAAAGATTCAAAGGAAGATATTGCTTTTACATTTCATTTTGACGCAAAGGAAGTATTGAATAAAAGACCATATATTATTAACTCTAGAAGGTATTATAGCTTCGGATTCTATAACGGTTTTTTTAGAAAGGAACTAAAAGGTAAGGTTGAATGCAAAGTTTATATTAAAGAAAACATATTTAGTAAAATTGATATAATATATCAATCTCAAAAATTCTCTCTTAAATATGAAGTTGCTAAGAAAGAATATAATTTATTAATTAATGATAGTGTGGAAAAGAGTTTAAGTTTTAAAGTGATACTTAATCCAGAGAGATTTCTACCAACTATTATAATGGATAGAAATAATACATTTTTTGATGATTTTATTGATAATAAGTCGGTTGAGAATTTAGCTGAAAAACTGAAAACACACACTAGAAAGGGAACAAAAAGTAAAACTATAGTTAATTATTTATCAAATATAGACTTCGGGGAAAAAAAGGATATCTACAATGAACTATTGAAAAAAAATGGACCTAAAACATTAAAAAAATATATAAAGTCTTTGAAATATAATGATAATGACTTTATGAAGATTAATAATCAAATCGTTTTGCCACATGCCGCTATTATGTTTGAATTATCTAATTCGTTTTTTGATAATTTAGGAAAAAATATTCATTATATTGAGCCGTTAAGGGCAAGAGCAAGTCGGTATTATAGGGTTCAAGGCATTTATATTGATGAAATTGATCCGACTGGAGAAAATATCCATATGTTTCTAGCCAGTTTGAAAAAAGATCCATTAGAAGAATTTAGGATGTGGACAAGAAAGCATTTTGGATTTATGATTAAAACTATGAAAGAACAAGGCCATATATCACTATACATTCAAGATGATGAAAGTAAAGATATTTTTAATGTAACTGATATGGGGTTTGGATTTTCACAAATAATTCCTATAGTTGTTCTTTTATGGAAAATACAACAAGAGGCAAGAATAAATAGTAGAAATTTTAGAGAAATACTTATTTGTATTGAACAACCTGAGTTGCACCTTCATCCTGCATTTCAGGCTAAACTAATTGATGCATTTATTACAATAATAAATTTGAGTAAAAAATCTAAACATATAAATGTAAAATTTGTTATTGAAACCCATAGTGAAACAATAGTTAATAGAATTAGTAGTATTATTTCAAATAATATTATTGATAAGGAACTATCTAATATATTAATATTTGATAAGAAGGATAATTCTACCAACATTATGACTGGAAAGTTTAATAGTGATGGATACATAGAAAATTGGCCATTGGGATTTTTTGATGCTGAGGATATAAAATGCTGA